One part of the Dysidea avara chromosome 10, odDysAvar1.4, whole genome shotgun sequence genome encodes these proteins:
- the LOC136236754 gene encoding TNF receptor-associated factor 2-like, with protein sequence MSYLDHYKRATTFDTTTCPVCRDQDFLSVRNKLSDREIRNLHVMCANSERGCEWQGEVNDISKHIGDDDAGCPFQDVACPNICGKVLQRQYLTNHVETKCPHRKVSCQYCHILGGHQFIENKHKEKCPKFPLPCPNICEIGDVLREDMEAHRKECPLEIVQCKYHGVGYEEKMMRKRRKEHEEEKMEEHLSLTKSRLTDTHQELSLTKSKLADIETELAGTKSQLASSLKQINQLMVVVNQTPIPQEHNSNFPSYGLSTISAIKWSVKLIAMAAMIKSGDQVCPVILNITELSKRKEDRTAYFSDPFYTHNEGYKMRLRVDAAGNGTGRGTHMSVFLYLMKGAHDDKVTWPLTGTFEVRLLNQMSDYDHYTRTVMFESDASAMYVRRVTSDKEALPAFGFRHYICNEDLHKITFIHNYVKDDCVFIQVHKL encoded by the coding sequence ATGTCTTATCTAGATCATTACAAAAGGGCTACCACCTTTGATACTACTACTTGTCCAGTTTGCCGTGATCAGGATTTCCTTAGTGTTCGCAACAAGTTAAGTGATCGAGAAATTAGGAATCTTCATGTGATGTGTGCCAATAGTGAGAGAGGgtgtgagtggcagggtgaagtGAATGACATAAGTAAACATATTGGAGACGATGATGCAGGTTGTCCATTTCAGGATGTTGCATGTCCCAATATCTGTGGGAAGGTGTTGCAACGGCAATATCTAACTAATCATGTTGAGACTAAGTGCCCACATCGTAAAGTTAGCTGTCAGTACTGCCACATTTTAGGAGGGCACCAGTTTATTGAGAACAAACACAAGGAGAAGTGTCCCAAGTTTCCCCTACCCTGTCCCAACATTTGTGAGATAGGAGATGTGTTGCGTGAAGATATGGAGGCACACAGGAAGGAATGCCCTCTTGAAATAGTCCAGTGCAAGTACCATGGTGTGGGGTATGAGGAGAAGATGATGCGTAAGAGAAGGAAAGAACATGAGGAAGAGAAAATGGAGGAGCATTTGTCTTTGACTAAATCTAGACTAACTGATACACACCAAGAATTGTCATTGACCAAATCTAAGCTGGCTGATATTGAAACTGAACTAGCTGGTACTAAATCTCAGCTTGCTAGTTCattgaaacaaatcaaccagttgaTGGTTGTAGTAAACCAAACACCCATTCCACAAGAACACAACTCCAACTTCCCAAGCTATGGTTTATCAACAATTTCTGCTATCAAATGGTCGGTAAAGCTCATAGCTATGGCAGCAATGATCAAATCTGGTGATCAGGTATGCCCAGTGATTTTGAACATCACTGAATTAAGTAAAAGGAAGGAAGATAGGACCGCCTACTTCAGTGATCCTTTCTATACACATAACGAGGGATACAAGATGCGTTTACGTGTTGATGCTGCTGGGAATGGTACTGGAAGAGGTACTCACATGTCAGTGTTCTTGTACCTCATGAAAGGTGCACATGATGACAAGGTAACATGGCCGCTGACAGGAACGTTTGAGGTAAGACTACTGAACCAGATGTCTGACTATGACCATTACACAAGGACAGTTATGTTTGAGAGTGATGCCTCAGCTATGTATGTTAGGAGGGTCACTAGTGACAAAGAAGCCCTGCCAGCATTTGGATTTCGCCATTATATTTGCAATGAAGACCTACATAAGATCACTTTCATACATAACTATGTCAAAGATGATTGTGTCTTCATCCAAGTTCACAAATTGTAG